The Peribacillus sp. FSL E2-0218 genome contains a region encoding:
- a CDS encoding MBL fold metallo-hydrolase, giving the protein MDDHHLNEKILPMTSMSNGDVRKVREGIYCLTVQIVNVIFLGLPKRDEWVLVDAGMPRSAEVIKKTAEAIYGPNHPPAAIILTHGHFDHVGALIELMEHWEVPVYAHLKEMPYLTGQESYPEPDPSVEGGMVAKISWMFPNEGINLDEKVQPLPDDQSIPFLDGWKWIHTPGHTKGHISLFRESDRSLIAGDAFVNVRQDSLYKVFTQEREISGPPRYLTTDWESAKQSVSVLAALKPKAAVTGHGYPVDGEELDSGLSKLSREFDSLAKPDHGKYVE; this is encoded by the coding sequence ATGGATGATCACCATTTGAATGAAAAAATATTGCCAATGACATCAATGAGCAATGGGGATGTCAGGAAAGTTAGGGAGGGTATTTATTGTCTAACGGTTCAAATCGTCAATGTCATTTTTTTAGGACTTCCGAAAAGGGATGAATGGGTATTGGTCGATGCCGGAATGCCACGTTCAGCGGAGGTAATAAAGAAGACCGCAGAAGCCATATACGGACCGAACCATCCACCGGCAGCCATCATATTGACCCACGGCCATTTCGACCATGTTGGTGCATTGATCGAACTGATGGAACATTGGGAGGTGCCTGTCTATGCCCACCTAAAAGAAATGCCTTATTTGACGGGACAAGAAAGTTACCCTGAGCCTGACCCATCTGTAGAAGGGGGAATGGTTGCCAAGATTTCTTGGATGTTTCCGAATGAAGGAATCAATCTGGACGAAAAAGTTCAACCCCTTCCAGACGACCAGTCTATCCCATTTCTTGACGGATGGAAATGGATCCATACCCCGGGTCACACCAAAGGTCATATTTCACTTTTTCGGGAAAGTGATCGTAGTCTGATTGCAGGGGATGCTTTTGTGAATGTCAGGCAAGATTCTTTATATAAGGTTTTCACCCAGGAAAGGGAAATATCAGGCCCGCCGCGGTATTTGACAACCGATTGGGAGTCGGCTAAGCAATCTGTGAGCGTGCTGGCAGCATTGAAGCCCAAGGCGGCTGTAACGGGGCACGGGTATCCTGTCGATGGGGAAGAATTGGATAGTGGGCTATCGAAGCTATCAAGGGAATTCGACTCGTTGGCAAAGCCCGATCATGGGAAGTATGTGGAATGA
- a CDS encoding penicillin-binding protein 2, producing the protein MLIITTLVFALFAVLIFRIAFVQLYQGDMYEKRVNGTNMREVRHHLSRGKIYDRNYQVIVDNEASNIIIYTKTGNETDQELLEIATKLSACISVKTDKITERDMKDYWIVTRPKKALKKLTDKELQNQELTNNDIYQRQLDRIVESDLKDIGNSEMKVLAILREMKKGYAYTPQPIKDKNVTYQELARVSEALSEIPGVDILTDWERTYPYGGLFRSVLGSTTSRDEGIPKEGVDGYLSRGYSRNDRVGKSQLEYQYEDVLRGTNSVTEIETDRKGNIIGTHEVSAGKPGKDLILTIDMGLQEKVEKILTAELINAKRNGGGAFLNKAFVVMMNPVTGEVLAMVGKQIKEVNGKWVATDHALGTVNSSFEMGSSVKGATVLSGYESGAIQLGQSFLDEPIYLLSTPVKKSVRTMGMVNDLTALKQSSNVYMFKTAMSMLGKTYYRNMKLPLDSNAFETFRYYFNQFGLGVKTGIDLPNEASGYRGQGGSPGHLLDFTIGQYDTYTPMQLTQYISTIANGGYRVQPHLLKEVREQDMEDQNPVVFQSVSPVYLNRIDMDKQKIERVQEGFRKVFHEQGGSAASHFNKHPYKSYKIAGKTGTAQSFYYDPVLRKTYTDKPTNNLTLVGYAPYDSPEVAFSVVVPNAKTNSHPISQKIGQGIMEAFFEEDVQEPHE; encoded by the coding sequence ATGCTTATTATTACGACCCTTGTGTTTGCATTGTTTGCCGTTCTTATATTCAGAATAGCTTTTGTCCAGCTCTATCAAGGGGATATGTACGAAAAGAGAGTGAATGGTACCAATATGAGAGAAGTGAGGCATCACCTGTCAAGAGGGAAAATATACGACAGGAACTATCAAGTGATTGTCGATAATGAAGCGTCAAACATCATTATCTATACGAAAACCGGAAATGAAACAGATCAGGAACTACTGGAAATTGCTACGAAACTGTCAGCGTGTATATCGGTCAAAACAGACAAGATTACAGAAAGGGACATGAAAGATTATTGGATTGTGACCCGTCCTAAGAAAGCACTGAAGAAACTGACAGACAAGGAGCTGCAGAACCAAGAGCTGACAAATAATGATATTTATCAGAGACAGCTGGACCGAATTGTTGAATCCGATTTAAAAGACATCGGAAATAGTGAAATGAAGGTTCTTGCCATCTTAAGAGAAATGAAGAAGGGCTATGCCTATACTCCTCAGCCAATCAAGGACAAAAATGTAACCTATCAAGAATTAGCCCGAGTGAGTGAGGCGCTGTCTGAAATTCCTGGAGTGGATATTTTGACAGATTGGGAAAGGACATATCCGTATGGAGGATTATTTCGTTCCGTATTAGGAAGCACGACGTCTCGAGATGAAGGGATACCGAAAGAGGGGGTCGACGGTTACCTATCTAGAGGTTACAGCCGGAATGACCGGGTAGGAAAAAGCCAATTGGAATACCAATATGAAGATGTCCTCAGGGGCACGAATTCCGTGACGGAAATTGAAACGGATAGAAAAGGAAACATTATTGGAACTCATGAGGTCTCAGCTGGTAAGCCTGGTAAGGACCTGATACTGACTATTGATATGGGTTTACAGGAGAAGGTAGAAAAGATACTCACTGCTGAATTGATTAATGCTAAGAGGAATGGAGGGGGGGCATTCCTAAATAAGGCCTTTGTCGTCATGATGAATCCCGTTACAGGAGAAGTTCTGGCTATGGTTGGAAAACAGATTAAAGAAGTCAACGGCAAGTGGGTAGCGACTGATCATGCCCTTGGCACTGTCAACTCATCTTTTGAAATGGGGTCATCTGTAAAGGGGGCGACAGTACTTTCCGGGTATGAGAGCGGCGCCATCCAACTTGGTCAGTCTTTCCTGGATGAGCCTATCTACTTGCTGAGTACCCCAGTCAAGAAGTCAGTACGAACGATGGGGATGGTCAATGACTTGACTGCCTTGAAGCAATCCTCCAACGTCTATATGTTCAAGACGGCTATGAGTATGCTTGGGAAGACCTATTATAGAAACATGAAACTGCCGCTGGATTCAAATGCATTTGAAACGTTTCGCTATTATTTCAATCAATTCGGGCTTGGGGTTAAGACAGGAATCGACCTCCCGAATGAAGCCAGCGGATATCGCGGCCAAGGTGGGTCCCCAGGCCATTTGCTGGATTTTACAATCGGCCAATATGATACTTATACTCCCATGCAACTGACGCAATACATATCGACCATCGCTAATGGAGGATATAGGGTCCAGCCACATCTTCTTAAGGAGGTCCGCGAACAGGACATGGAAGACCAAAATCCTGTTGTTTTCCAAAGCGTCTCCCCAGTTTATCTAAATCGCATTGACATGGATAAACAAAAGATTGAACGCGTGCAAGAGGGGTTCCGTAAAGTGTTTCACGAACAAGGCGGGAGCGCTGCCTCCCATTTCAATAAACATCCATACAAAAGCTATAAAATAGCCGGTAAAACGGGGACGGCACAATCCTTTTATTATGATCCTGTATTACGAAAGACATATACAGACAAACCGACGAACAACCTGACACTGGTGGGGTATGCTCCCTACGACAGTCCTGAAGTAGCTTTTTCAGTAGTAGTCCCGAATGCCAAGACAAACTCTCATCCAATCAGCCAGAAGATTGGACAGGGAATTATGGAGGCATTTTTCGAAGAGGATGTTCAAGAACCGCACGAATGA
- a CDS encoding BlaR1 family beta-lactam sensor/signal transducer, protein MSSSFFTFFLISNITLSLIYCMILLIKKLLKIQITVNTQYYISVISLLLLIVPFIPFHFLKTNSFFDWMINLGASNPKLANIHSAGKTSTTSVQNANWLQDFSLSIEQSPFRMMDSIFFIVWISGMIFILLATLYSNLRIYKIRKNLQVIENKKLSTLFYTCKKDIHFNKKVVLGYSSLIKSPITFGVITPYIVIPKDISMLSTEEMKCILLHELYHCKRRDMLVNYFMCLARTVYWFNPLVWYFLNEMKTEMEISCDYAVLRSLDDESHLKYGEVILKFASLSKRTSSLLVASEISRSYKQVKRRIVKISDFRVESNMLKMKSALVFIFFLAIILMSIPSLSVLALSKEKETHPLSYTNVVYKDYSRFFDKLTASAVIYDTKMKQYTIYNKEESTTRFHPTSTYKIFSALFALDSGIISRDNSQMTWDGSLYPYEEWNKDQDLFSAMESSSSWYFQKLDHQIGKRKLQNYFEQIHYGNRDLSGDLSNYWLDGSLKISPVEQVDMLKKFYDNEFSFEPSNIQTVKDSLLLEESNGNLLSGKTGTTAVNGENISGWFVGYVETSDNTFFFAFHIQGEKDSGGSNVAEMALSILEKEHIYQSVF, encoded by the coding sequence ATGAGCAGCTCTTTCTTTACTTTCTTTCTCATCAGTAATATCACATTGTCTCTCATTTATTGCATGATCCTTCTCATAAAAAAGCTATTAAAAATACAAATAACTGTAAATACCCAATATTATATCAGCGTCATTTCCCTATTGTTATTGATTGTTCCTTTTATCCCTTTTCATTTTCTAAAAACAAATTCTTTTTTTGATTGGATGATAAACTTAGGTGCAAGCAATCCAAAGTTAGCGAATATCCATTCTGCAGGTAAAACATCAACAACAAGTGTTCAAAATGCAAATTGGCTACAAGATTTTTCCCTGTCAATTGAACAATCACCTTTCCGAATGATGGATTCTATTTTTTTCATAGTATGGATATCAGGAATGATTTTTATCCTTTTGGCTACTTTATATAGCAATCTAAGAATTTATAAGATAAGAAAAAACCTACAAGTAATAGAAAACAAGAAGTTATCCACGCTTTTTTATACATGTAAAAAGGATATACATTTTAATAAAAAAGTGGTCTTGGGGTATTCCTCATTGATAAAATCACCCATTACTTTTGGTGTCATCACTCCATATATTGTCATACCAAAAGATATTTCCATGCTTTCTACGGAAGAGATGAAATGTATACTGCTTCACGAGTTGTATCATTGTAAACGAAGAGATATGCTAGTGAACTATTTCATGTGTCTAGCTAGAACTGTATATTGGTTTAATCCTCTCGTATGGTATTTCTTGAATGAAATGAAAACCGAGATGGAGATTTCATGCGATTATGCAGTTTTAAGATCGCTGGATGATGAGTCACATCTAAAATATGGTGAGGTTATTTTAAAATTCGCATCTCTTTCCAAACGTACATCATCTTTGTTAGTGGCTTCGGAAATTAGCAGGTCTTACAAACAAGTAAAAAGGCGTATTGTCAAGATCAGTGATTTTCGGGTTGAATCAAATATGCTAAAGATGAAAAGTGCTCTAGTATTCATCTTTTTTTTAGCGATCATTTTGATGAGTATTCCTTCTTTATCTGTATTGGCCCTGAGCAAAGAAAAAGAAACACATCCTCTTTCTTATACTAATGTAGTGTATAAGGATTACAGCCGCTTTTTCGATAAACTTACGGCAAGTGCTGTAATATACGACACCAAGATGAAGCAGTATACGATATACAACAAGGAAGAAAGCACTACCAGGTTTCACCCTACTTCCACTTATAAAATATTCAGTGCATTGTTCGCTCTTGATTCCGGGATTATTTCAAGGGACAATTCCCAAATGACTTGGGATGGGAGCTTATATCCATATGAGGAATGGAATAAAGATCAAGATTTATTCTCAGCAATGGAAAGCTCATCCTCATGGTATTTTCAAAAACTCGATCACCAGATAGGAAAAAGGAAATTACAAAATTACTTTGAACAGATACATTATGGAAATCGCGATTTATCGGGTGATTTATCTAATTATTGGCTAGACGGTTCACTAAAAATTTCTCCTGTCGAACAGGTGGATATGTTGAAAAAATTCTATGACAATGAATTTTCTTTTGAACCATCTAATATTCAAACTGTGAAAGACTCCTTGCTTTTAGAAGAATCCAATGGCAATCTGTTATCCGGAAAAACGGGGACGACAGCTGTAAACGGGGAAAATATAAGTGGCTGGTTTGTAGGATATGTAGAAACTTCAGATAATACCTTTTTCTTCGCCTTTCACATTCAAGGTGAAAAGGATTCAGGTGGAAGCAATGTTGCTGAGATGGCACTTTCCATCTTGGAGAAGGAGCATATTTATCAATCCGTATTCTGA
- a CDS encoding CBS domain-containing protein, with the protein MTTLRDIMSTDVDCCTVEDNIYEAAVKMKNHDVGIIPVLDSGQLVGVITDRDIVLRCVAGKKPNSTRITDVISTHLITGTPDMSVDEAEELMGNEQIRRLPIVENGKLLGIVALGDLAIHKQTSSEAGIALSSISEDRDQIQH; encoded by the coding sequence ATGACTACTTTAAGGGATATTATGTCTACGGATGTGGACTGTTGTACAGTGGAAGATAATATTTATGAGGCAGCCGTAAAAATGAAGAACCATGATGTGGGTATCATTCCTGTCTTGGATAGTGGCCAGTTGGTCGGCGTCATCACCGATAGGGATATCGTGCTTCGCTGTGTTGCCGGAAAAAAACCGAATTCAACCAGAATAACCGACGTGATTTCCACTCATCTTATAACGGGAACTCCCGATATGTCAGTGGACGAAGCGGAAGAGTTAATGGGTAATGAACAAATCAGGAGACTTCCTATTGTCGAAAATGGCAAGCTGCTCGGTATCGTTGCTTTAGGGGATCTTGCCATACACAAACAAACAAGTTCGGAGGCGGGCATTGCCCTAAGCTCAATTTCCGAGGATAGAGATCAAATACAGCACTAA
- a CDS encoding ABC transporter permease has translation MNNLIQNEMMKLLAKKRLVIIGIIVGILVLMFTYAQYKQAEEQKEKLGTTDWRAALQQQIIDTQNRLSSNRMLDEWREQLEVGLKQQQYYLDHDINPSEPGAATFTRMFLENAIDLFIPLLIMIVASDLVSSENSQGTIKLLLTRPVKRWKILMSKYITLLLSVSIIVAMTALLSYLLSGLVFGYQGWAAPVITGFELNGADVDVSQVRLVEQWKFLLMDLGLVWLVAVVIGTLSFMLSVLVRSTPAGMGIMLAALISGAILNNMVSSWESAKYFFMVNLKLTTYISGSAPPIEGMTLLSSVITLLVWWLLALLVSFAAFTRKDVY, from the coding sequence TTGAATAACCTGATCCAGAATGAAATGATGAAGTTGTTGGCAAAAAAACGATTGGTCATAATTGGGATCATCGTCGGGATTTTGGTGCTGATGTTTACGTACGCACAATATAAGCAAGCGGAAGAGCAGAAGGAGAAGTTAGGTACTACCGATTGGCGAGCTGCCCTTCAGCAGCAAATCATTGATACACAAAATCGCTTAAGCTCAAATAGGATGCTTGATGAGTGGCGTGAACAGCTCGAAGTGGGACTGAAGCAGCAGCAGTATTACCTTGATCACGATATAAACCCCTCAGAACCAGGGGCTGCCACTTTTACCCGCATGTTTTTGGAAAATGCCATCGATTTGTTCATTCCATTGCTCATCATGATTGTAGCAAGCGATTTAGTTTCCTCGGAAAATAGTCAAGGGACGATTAAACTTCTGCTGACACGGCCAGTGAAGCGGTGGAAAATCTTAATGAGCAAATATATAACCTTATTGTTGTCGGTATCGATTATCGTGGCGATGACAGCATTATTGTCCTATTTATTATCTGGTCTTGTTTTTGGCTATCAAGGCTGGGCGGCCCCGGTGATTACCGGATTCGAATTGAACGGCGCAGATGTGGATGTCAGCCAAGTAAGGCTAGTGGAACAATGGAAATTCCTTTTGATGGATTTGGGACTTGTATGGTTGGTTGCGGTCGTGATAGGAACGCTTTCGTTCATGCTATCGGTCCTCGTGCGCAGTACACCGGCAGGAATGGGTATCATGCTAGCAGCCTTGATTTCAGGAGCTATCCTGAACAATATGGTTTCTTCATGGGAATCAGCAAAATATTTCTTCATGGTGAATTTGAAGTTGACCACCTACATTAGCGGTTCGGCGCCGCCAATCGAGGGGATGACCCTTTTATCCTCCGTCATAACGCTTCTCGTCTGGTGGCTGCTTGCTTTACTCGTCTCGTTTGCCGCTTTTACCCGGAAGGATGTTTATTAA
- a CDS encoding SGNH/GDSL hydrolase family protein, whose protein sequence is MSKTKVLVTTIVSAVVGLFFLFCLGWTIFDHYGKKSSDMGANEAVPNKKDLPNDFTVVALGDSLTRGTGDESGKGYVGLVLEDLESEYKHKPIIHNLGINGQVSEELVQQVKQTEVRRQIKAADVILLTIGGNDLFQKGQTLIDYDSQVIAESQQKYMENLHGIFKNINQVNDKATIFLLGLYNPFIELDDDLDTNRIVRDWNNDTAEVVAHYKNAIFVPTFDLFQLSVNDYLYTDNFHPNKKGYRLIADRVAPLIKWEDEER, encoded by the coding sequence TTGAGCAAAACCAAAGTGTTGGTTACTACGATAGTTTCAGCGGTTGTAGGACTGTTTTTTTTATTTTGTCTCGGATGGACGATTTTTGATCATTATGGAAAGAAATCTTCTGATATGGGAGCAAATGAAGCGGTCCCCAACAAAAAGGATCTGCCTAATGACTTTACGGTCGTGGCATTGGGTGATTCGCTCACACGAGGTACAGGTGATGAGTCAGGAAAAGGATACGTCGGACTTGTTTTAGAAGATTTGGAGAGTGAATATAAGCATAAACCGATCATTCACAACCTCGGCATCAATGGACAAGTTTCAGAAGAATTAGTGCAGCAAGTCAAGCAAACGGAAGTGAGGCGCCAAATCAAGGCGGCCGATGTTATTTTACTGACAATTGGCGGCAATGACTTATTTCAGAAAGGTCAGACGCTGATTGATTATGATAGTCAGGTCATCGCAGAATCACAACAGAAATATATGGAAAACTTACATGGTATTTTTAAGAATATCAATCAAGTCAATGATAAAGCTACCATTTTTTTGCTTGGTTTATATAATCCGTTTATAGAATTGGATGATGATCTGGATACGAACCGAATTGTTAGGGATTGGAATAATGATACGGCAGAAGTCGTGGCCCACTATAAAAATGCCATTTTCGTGCCGACCTTTGACCTTTTCCAATTGTCTGTTAATGATTATTTGTATACGGATAATTTTCACCCTAATAAGAAGGGGTATCGTTTAATAGCAGATAGGGTTGCTCCTTTAATAAAGTGGGAGGATGAGGAACGATGA
- a CDS encoding penicillin-binding transpeptidase domain-containing protein — protein sequence MKKIIILVLVVALTVGVLPLWHYLKANKATPEEVFNEYVRQFSQQNYEEMLKLIAEGDLETYDYSKKSFTEKYHAIFSGIETSSIEVLSKELLYEDDSETYKGIFKVKINTFLGEVTASYQTFFIEEKTENGDVWKIKWDPSLIFAGMEKGDKVSAQSFLPQRGDILDRNGNPLALDKDVYEMGIIPGKLGESKEAEISKLSAYFKIPEQRFQQALDQKWVTEDIFVPIAVMPAEFQPESMDEDLAGVYFQTKKIRYYPEKDRAAHLIGYVKQATSEDLEKDAGHEYTSGDYIGKSGLEQVYEKQLRGKKGGIIQIKNEKGEQKSILKKVDVINGKNINLTIDAALQSNMYEAMKQDAGAVSAIHPVTGEMLALVSYPSFDPNLMVSGMTEDQWKAYSENPKLPFLNRFSSLYAPGSTFKAITAASGLTAGTTFPEKKREISGLQWRKDNSWGGYFVTRVKEASPVDMVDALAYSDNIYFAQEALEMGAANFEKNASAFGFQEDFQLPIHLKKSQLSNDGIENEVLLADSAYGQGEVLMSVVHLGTAFTPFVKGGNMVLPVLIKEENNKPIDKPVISSEVASIVQKALIQVVERDTGTAHNLKTAKEVLAAKTGTAELKSKKGEDGMENGFVVVFDTKSPSILLTAIVEDVKNRGGSHYVTAKIKPVLDQYLAENE from the coding sequence ATGAAAAAAATAATCATATTGGTGCTAGTTGTAGCATTGACAGTTGGAGTATTGCCTCTATGGCATTATCTTAAAGCGAACAAGGCTACCCCGGAAGAAGTTTTTAATGAATATGTCAGACAATTTTCCCAACAAAACTACGAGGAAATGTTAAAACTTATTGCAGAAGGAGATTTGGAAACATACGATTATTCGAAAAAGAGTTTTACCGAAAAGTATCATGCGATTTTTTCGGGTATTGAGACTTCTTCAATTGAAGTTTTATCCAAAGAGTTGCTTTACGAAGATGATAGCGAGACGTATAAAGGAATCTTCAAGGTGAAAATCAATACATTTCTTGGAGAAGTGACAGCGTCCTATCAAACTTTTTTTATAGAAGAGAAAACAGAGAATGGGGATGTATGGAAAATAAAGTGGGATCCGTCTTTGATCTTCGCTGGGATGGAAAAAGGAGATAAGGTCAGCGCTCAGTCCTTTTTGCCGCAACGGGGCGATATCCTTGACCGAAATGGTAACCCGCTCGCCCTAGATAAAGATGTGTATGAAATGGGGATCATCCCCGGGAAGCTTGGAGAGTCCAAGGAAGCTGAAATAAGTAAGCTAAGCGCTTATTTCAAGATTCCAGAACAACGCTTTCAACAGGCGCTTGATCAAAAGTGGGTGACAGAAGATATCTTCGTCCCGATTGCTGTCATGCCTGCAGAGTTTCAGCCGGAAAGCATGGATGAGGATTTAGCGGGAGTATATTTCCAAACGAAAAAGATAAGGTATTATCCTGAAAAAGATCGAGCTGCCCATCTGATTGGGTATGTGAAGCAAGCAACGAGTGAAGACCTTGAAAAGGACGCCGGCCATGAATACACTTCAGGAGATTACATCGGTAAGTCGGGATTGGAACAAGTATATGAAAAGCAGTTAAGAGGAAAGAAGGGCGGCATCATTCAAATTAAGAACGAGAAAGGTGAACAGAAAAGCATTCTTAAAAAAGTGGATGTCATCAATGGTAAAAACATAAATCTGACGATCGATGCTGCATTGCAGAGTAACATGTATGAAGCGATGAAGCAAGATGCGGGCGCGGTGTCAGCGATCCATCCTGTGACCGGAGAAATGTTAGCGCTCGTCAGCTATCCATCCTTCGACCCGAATTTAATGGTGAGCGGGATGACGGAAGACCAGTGGAAGGCATACAGTGAAAACCCGAAGCTTCCATTCTTGAACCGTTTCTCCAGCTTATATGCACCAGGATCAACCTTCAAGGCAATTACTGCAGCCTCCGGACTCACCGCCGGAACGACATTCCCGGAGAAGAAACGAGAAATATCCGGCTTGCAGTGGAGGAAGGACAACAGCTGGGGAGGCTATTTTGTCACCCGTGTTAAGGAAGCAAGTCCGGTGGACATGGTTGATGCACTGGCCTATTCCGATAATATCTATTTCGCTCAGGAAGCCCTGGAAATGGGAGCTGCCAATTTTGAGAAGAATGCTTCGGCATTTGGGTTCCAGGAGGATTTCCAGCTGCCGATTCATTTGAAAAAGAGTCAGCTATCCAATGATGGAATCGAGAATGAAGTCTTACTTGCTGACTCCGCCTATGGACAGGGTGAAGTCCTGATGTCAGTTGTCCATTTAGGGACTGCGTTTACACCGTTTGTGAAGGGCGGAAATATGGTGCTGCCTGTTTTGATAAAGGAAGAAAACAATAAGCCTATCGACAAACCCGTCATATCCAGTGAGGTTGCTTCAATCGTCCAAAAGGCACTGATTCAGGTGGTGGAGCGTGATACGGGGACTGCTCATAATCTTAAGACGGCAAAAGAGGTACTGGCTGCAAAAACGGGGACAGCTGAGCTGAAGAGCAAGAAAGGCGAAGACGGGATGGAAAATGGCTTTGTGGTCGTGTTTGATACAAAAAGTCCATCTATCTTGCTCACAGCCATTGTGGAGGATGTGAAGAATCGCGGGGGAAGCCACTATGTAACCGCGAAAATAAAGCCTGTGCTGGATCAGTACTTAGCGGAGAATGAATAA
- a CDS encoding ABC transporter ATP-binding protein, translated as MKQVTLSVKGLKKKIGDREIIKGIDFDLIEGEVFGFLGPNGAGKTTTIRMLVGLIKPTAGSIRICGFDVRKDFTKAMQYMGCIVENPELYPFLSGWDNLLHFARMLPEVGKQRISEVVELVGLQARIHDKVKTYSLGMRQRLGIAQAMLNSPKLLILDEPTNGLDPAGIREMRQFIRKLAEEEGMSVLVSSHLLGEIQQLCDRVAIIKNGQIIQTDTVERLLATQERILWRVEPVQKGLEILSGFTEVSMDQKYIITAYDELETPEWNAALIRAGVKVHEMNRKLPGLEELFLQVTGGGGAGIE; from the coding sequence ATGAAACAGGTGACATTGTCTGTCAAAGGATTGAAAAAAAAGATTGGCGACAGGGAAATTATTAAAGGAATCGATTTCGACCTGATTGAAGGCGAGGTTTTTGGCTTTTTAGGGCCGAATGGGGCCGGTAAAACGACGACCATACGCATGCTGGTTGGACTCATTAAGCCAACTGCGGGATCCATCCGAATTTGCGGGTTTGATGTACGCAAGGATTTCACGAAGGCGATGCAATATATGGGCTGTATCGTTGAAAATCCAGAACTTTACCCATTTTTGAGTGGTTGGGATAATTTGCTTCACTTTGCCAGAATGCTGCCTGAAGTGGGTAAGCAAAGAATAAGCGAGGTTGTAGAGCTGGTCGGCCTGCAAGCGAGAATTCATGATAAAGTGAAGACCTATTCGCTAGGAATGAGGCAGCGGTTGGGAATTGCACAGGCCATGCTGAATAGTCCGAAGCTGTTGATTTTGGATGAACCGACCAATGGCCTTGATCCTGCAGGGATCCGGGAAATGCGTCAGTTCATCAGGAAATTGGCTGAAGAAGAAGGGATGAGTGTTCTCGTATCATCACATTTATTAGGTGAAATCCAGCAGCTTTGTGACCGGGTTGCCATCATAAAAAATGGACAAATAATTCAGACGGATACTGTGGAAAGGCTATTAGCTACACAAGAGAGGATTTTGTGGAGGGTTGAGCCAGTCCAAAAAGGACTGGAAATCCTAAGTGGGTTCACGGAAGTGAGCATGGACCAAAAATACATCATTACCGCTTACGATGAACTTGAAACACCTGAATGGAATGCGGCCCTTATCCGGGCAGGAGTGAAGGTGCATGAAATGAACCGGAAGCTCCCGGGCCTTGAAGAATTATTTTTACAAGTAACCGGCGGCGGGGGTGCTGGTATTGAATAA
- a CDS encoding BlaI/MecI/CopY family transcriptional regulator, whose translation MKKTPQISEAELEIMKIIWKHPNINTNEVIEKVSKTSKWSPKTIQTMLLRLIKKGALNHYKEGRVFVYTPNVDKSDYLEIESRSFLERFYNGTLNSMVLNFLEKDRMSEDEINELYQILEKRMNRKKE comes from the coding sequence ATGAAAAAAACACCCCAAATTTCAGAAGCAGAGCTTGAAATTATGAAAATAATTTGGAAACACCCTAATATCAATACCAATGAGGTGATTGAAAAGGTATCCAAAACTAGTAAATGGAGCCCTAAAACCATTCAAACAATGTTATTAAGGCTTATAAAAAAAGGGGCATTGAATCATTATAAGGAAGGTCGTGTATTCGTTTATACACCAAACGTTGATAAAAGTGATTATTTGGAAATTGAGAGTCGCAGTTTTTTAGAACGTTTTTATAATGGAACGTTAAATTCTATGGTATTAAACTTCTTGGAAAAAGATAGGATGTCAGAGGATGAAATTAATGAGCTGTATCAAATTTTAGAAAAACGTATGAACAGAAAGAAGGAATAA